The genomic stretch CAGACAAGCATTCCAAATATAATATAGATGACATCAAAGCAAATATTCCCAAAGATAAAAAAATTGATTTTCATGCAGTAGAATATCGTTTACCAACTGTACCTCTAATTAAGCGTTTTTTAAATGGTAATCCACGACAACTAAAACGTTTTCTAAATACCTTATATGTACGTCAAGAGTTAGCTGAGGTAGCAGGTTTTACAGATATACGCCCTGAAGTATTAACCAAACTAATGGTATTAGAGTACAACACACTGTACAATTCTCGTTTTGAAGAACTTTATAAACTTCAAAATGCAAATAGAGGTGTTTTACCATTGGATGATGTTGAGCAAGAAGCAAAAACTGAAAATGGTATTCAAAATCCACAATGGAAAGACAACTGGTCGTCAGATTATTTGAGGCAATGGTTAAGCTCAGATCCGTCATTAAAAGATATAAATTTACAAAACTACTTCTGGATAGCACGAGATGCTTTGAAAAATGAAAAACCAATAGCTTCGTTGGTTACAAACAAAGTCATGCTGTTATTCCGAAGATTATGTACCTTGCAAACAAACAGTATGATGAAGCGAGATTTGCCTGGAATTATTAATGCTTGCGATGATTCAGAAAAAGACATGATTATTCACTTGATTAATGATAACCTAAGAAAAGATCCAAAGTCAGAAAATTGTTGGAGAATACTTAATTGCGATGAGAATAATTTATTATTTGGTGACAAAATAGACAGATTAAAATTATTATTCAGTAATATAAAGACCGAAGATATAGATACAAAAGCGGATATATTTTTTGTTAGAATGCTTCCATTAAGTAATGAGATACATAACTATATAAATAGTTTGCCAAAAGCGAACCCTTTAACAAAAGCTATTGAACGAAAAATACAAAAATAATAAATATGGGTACATCACAATCACATAATTTGAAATCTTCGCCTAATTGGTCTGCAGCAAAACGAGCCATGACGAGTCTAGCAAATGGAACAGACAATAAGCCTGACTCAAATGCAAAGTTTTTTGGTAATTTAGGAATAGCGCTCGGCAATGGTTTGTATAGAGGTGGCAGAATTGGAGGGCATGGAGGCAAGAGAGGCGGCAGTTCGTTTGGACGTGCTGGTGGACATGCAGTCAGAGGGTTGGCTACTGTTTTAAACAATATTAAACAATATGGACTTGTATCAAGTTTAGGCATTGATAGACTGCCTGATACACAAAAGCCGAAAACGCCACATGATTTCAAGGAATTGCTTTTGCACGAGATTATTGGAGACAATGATTCTACAATGGATGATGCAGCAGCAACTTATGCAATGGATAAAGTGCTGAATGATATTTTGTCAGATTGTAAAGACGGACAAGAAATTGAAGATAAACTTCAGAATGCAACAGATGACGATCTTCATGAATGGATTATAACATTTGAAATTGAATACATACTAGAATATTCTGCTGAATTATTTCAAAGCCACATATTTGACAAAGGGAGTAATCCCGAAGAAATAAAGAAGGACATGAGAGGTTGGCTTCAAAACGAACTAGATGAGAAGTTAAGCAAAGAACTAACTCAAATCGACTTCAATAGCCGAGAAGGAAAAGAATACCTGGATTCTTTAACATCAGAAATATTGGATATATGGAAACAAGAATAAACATTAATTATACTCCGTCAAAAACAAGCGAAGTTTTTGGCCTTTTTACTCTTTCATTTCAAGGAAGTGACGGAAAAGTTCATTCTGTCGACACAAAGTTTAATCCCAAACAGTTATGGGAGTTTTCACGAGATACATCATCTGTTGCTTTTGATTTATTAGTTTTATCCATGATTGTATATAATGTGGACAGAGCTGTACTTCGTTTGTCTAATTCAGATGATGGATGGAAACGAAACTTGATATTATTGAATGTTCCTGTAATAAATCTTGAGGATATGAATAAAGGTCGTGAAGCTTTTAATAAAGCAATCAATTTTCTTACGGGCGACAATTGGGATATTCACTTTATACAGGCAGATTCATACTCGTATAATCCAACTAAAAAAGTAAAAGAATATAATCCTCAGTTTTTTGAAAAGGTTGCATTGTTTTCAGGAGGTTTAGATTCATTGATTGGATTTATAGATGAGGCCAGCACTCTCTCTGTTGATAAAAAGATACTACTTGTTTCACATATGGAATTGGGCAAAGAGCATAGTGATCAAAAAAGCATTTTAAAATATTGCAGGGAAAACAATATCTTTTCGAATAAATACGAACAAGTGTTGCTGAACGCAGGGCTTAAACCTCATTCTTGGAATATTAAAACTCCAACAGAGAGTACATTCCGCTCACGTTCCTTATTATTTTTTGCAGCAGGAATATATATTGTAAACAAAATATCCCCACAATGTCAATTGATAGTTCCAGAGAATGGAACTATATCAATAAATATACCTCTTGATAGTGGAAGAAGGAGTTCATGCAGTACTCGAACTACGCATCCTACTTTTATCAAACGCATACAGGAGGCCTTATATGCTATAGGTATATCAAACTCAATATACAACCCATATCGATTAAAATCAAAAGCAGACATGGTTCTTGAGTGCTGTCAAGATACTTCGAAAAAGGCAATTTTAAAATCATTAGTTGACTTATCATGCTCTTGTGCAAAACGTGGTCACAATGTTTTTTGGGACAAAAGCGGAATAGAAATACGCAATGCCAAAATCAAGCATTGTGGTATGTGTTTGCCATGCTTATATAGAAGAGTCGCACTAGATACAATAGGTCTAGATAATGAGGCATTGCTTGGCACTGATGTACTTCATGGCATTAAATTTAATCTTGACAATAAACATCAAAAAAGGAATAGGGATTTTAACGCTCTTCTGTATTTCCTAAAAAACAGAATGAATGAACGTACAATTCGCCAAGAACTATTCTTTAATGGAATTATAGAAAAGCAAGAGTTAGATGAATATACATCATTAGCCTTACACTCATACAGACAAGTTATAAATTGGCTTAAGAAAAAAGCTACAAATGAAATACAAATAAGAGCAGGAATATGATTATAGACACCCATTGTCATTTTGACATGATGCCAAATCCTGAACAGTATCTCAAACAACAAGAGGTAAAAAAGAATATCTCGATAGGAATGACAAATCTGCCAAGTCATTTTTTATTGGGCTATGAGCACGTAAGACAATATAAGTTCTCACGTTTGGCTTTAGGATTTCATCCATTATATGCAAGCGAAAATAAAAGTGAATTACGGCTATTCAACCAGTGTTTAGATAAAACTAGCTATATCGGTGAGATCGGTCTAGATTTTAGTAACGAAGGACTAAAAACTAAAGATGATCAAGTTTTCGTTTTAGAGAAAGTATTGCAGCTATTAAGTAAAAAAAATAAAATAGTAAGTGTCCATTCCAGACGAGCAGAAAAAGTCTTGTTCGAAATGTTGGTTACCTATGGCATTAAGAATGTAATATTCCATTGGTATTCAGGTCCTCTCTCTCTAATTCCTAAGATTGTAGAACATGGATATTATTTTTCTATCAACGAAAAAATGACAAAGACTAATAGCGGAATAGAAATAATTAAGCGCATACCCCATAATCTTATTCTAACAGAAACAGATGCCCCTTTTAATAAGATTTGCTCAATTAGTAATACTCTGACAAATATAGGTTTGGGAGAAAATGCCATTTATGATAATTTTAGTCGTCTTATATCTGCTATTAGAAGATAGATATTGAAGATATCAGATTTATATTACATTTAAAATCTGTGGCACTATAAAATATTTTGTGTAAATGGAAATACGGGATTCAAATTTGAGTTTCGTATTTCCAGATACACAAGATTTTGGACAGCGTCACAACCTTTTATTAAATCTATAAATGTAAATTCAGCAACACCTTCTCTTTATACCCATTAGGATATTCAAAAATTTTTGTTTGCCTTTTAAATAATGGCCGATATGTATGCACTATCCTATGATGGTTAGGACAAAGTATCATCACATTATTATAATTATTATTTAACGATTGTGTAAAGAATTCAATATGGTGGGCATCTACAACAGGCTTGTTGCCATATGGTGCAGAAATGAGTTGTCCACAAATTTGACATCTGAAATTATAGAGTTTTTTTAAATTCAGACACACATTACGGTCCAGCTTACGAATCTTCACAAAATGATTTTCTTGAACTATAGTTGCATTATTATCAGTCAATAGCATATCCTCAAAGCTTTTTTCAGTAATAGCTAATTCTGATAATTGCTTTTTAGTCTCTTGGTAATCAGAGGAAGTTATAGGAACAGCCTCCCAAACATTAGGATTATCAGTAGTATAAAAAGATAATGAAGATTTCAGCTCTTGAGGAATTTTTATATTAGACATATTCTCTCCTCGCTCTTTCATAATCTTTTTAATTTTCATCTGCTCATCTATGAATTTATATAAATCCGAAAATTCAGAACGTAATGCCTGGAGGAAATCATTCATATTATCATAACGGACTTGATACATTTCTGGATGATTAGGATATTTATTTCTATCGAAGTTTTGATTAACTACCTTAATCCCCGAATATATCTTTCCATTCAGCAGAATAGAAATCTGACGCATTTCACCAATGTCCAACTTTCCAAATATACCAAGAAAAGAATTCAATAAAGCCGTTCTTATAGTAAAGCCTTGATACAACAAACTTTTATCTACTTCTTTTACATATATAAGTTCCATAACTACAATTTATTCGCAAAGATGCTAATTATTTGACAGACTATCTATAAAACAATATCAATATTTCTGCTTGCTTGGAATTCCCCCTCACTCCACCTTTTGGATTCTCCACATCTCCCTTATAGCGAGGAATCAAATGTATATGCACATGAAATACCGATTGACCAGCCGCCTCATTAAAACTATTAATTGTTTGAATCCCATGATGAAAAAAAACTGTCTATCGAAGTCGGCGATTACACTTTCTAGTGAATAAAATACTTTTCAACCATATCCTTGAGCTGATCCGATGACAGGTTTGCTATGCCTATTGATTCAATAAGTGAAAATTCTTCTTTATTCTTACCAATAATAAACTTACGTTCATGACCATCTATTTCAGCAAGCAAATGGAAATTTCCCTTATACGCCTGCTCCATACGGATATTCTTTATAATATGTCCGCTTATAACCAATTCGCATATTTCGGGAGCCATTTCCTCTAACTCTCCCCATGATTTCAGACGGTCAACTATAGTGTTTTCGACACGTCCTACCCACTGTTCAGCAACACCATATTTAGTGGCAACCGTACGAAATTGTTTTATGGCACTAACTATATCACGTATGATTGCATCAGGCCTACGTATTCCATTATCTTTAGCAAATTGAATAACATCTTCCCGTGTTATATCTCTAAGTTTTGCCCTAATATACATGCAATGATCTTCATTTGGCAAGAATCCTCCATTGTCAAATATATAAGTTACATCGTATGCAGGAGACAAACGCCAAGTACCATCCTCACTCATAACGAATGAAAAATTCTTATTGTGATCATCTGTATTGTTTGCTAATACATTAAAGACCATCCTGCGGAATACCTCATAACAGTCTGTTTCCGGCAGATGTAGCTTCCGGCATACTGTAATCAATTGTTCGTAACTGTCCGCATCGGGGCTAATTGCGGCCAAAGTTTGTGTATGAATCTTTTTTCCATTATTACGGTCAAAACGTTTTGTCATGAAATGATTATTCCCGTCCACCTGATAGAGTTTTGAAGGCATCATATTTATCCCTGCCATTGTAGCAAGTTCATAGTAGGACATCTCCAATTCTGCCGAACTATATTGCGAATTACCAAATTTGACCAGATAGTAATCAAATTCCTCTAATCCGGAAATCTGCCCGCTACGAACCTCACCATTCTTTCGATTAATGGCAACAATGGCCTTAGGTTGACGACCACCGGCTGAAGTACCAACCGTAAGTAATGACTGCATTGTTACCGACTCTTCGGGTAGGATTCTGGCATTTTCTCTTTCTGAGAATATACGCTCTGCTAAATTTGCCAATGATTTGATATCTATTTTTTCAGCCTTACGCTCTCTTGAAACCTCAGGCAAGAATTCCAAAGCTCCCATTCCACGCTTTCCTATAAATGAGAGTTTGTCAAGAGGAGTAATATCTGCGTTTGACAAGTGATTCTGTTGGCGCCATAATTCAAAAAGTTGATTACCCCATGAGTCAGGCAATGAATCTGCTAAAAATGCCGGTAATTTTTGATAAATCTTGGCCTCTTCTCCCCATACAGGTGTAAGTCCTCTTGCTCCATCAACCGGTGCCGCTAATGGAGAAATGTTAAGACCTTTCTTCAAGAAGGCCGGATTATACATAAAATAGGATAACCTGCGTCTGGCATCCCATGCCAATCTACCTATTTCCTCACCCCAAAGTTTTACTTTTAACGACTGTACCATAATTTATGCTATTTAGAGTGTCTGACACGCTGTACTTTTTTATCATCCTTACGCATCAGGTAAGGAGATTCAGGCAACTCCGGAAGAAGATTGTCTATAGTATTAATCTGTCCGACCACTTTCAACAACACAATAAATGTTGACAATGAAATATTGCCAGCTGTACCATTCTCGAATTTGTGGATG from Phocaeicola dorei encodes the following:
- a CDS encoding HIT family protein; this encodes MQTINSFNEAAGQSVFHVHIHLIPRYKGDVENPKGGVRGNSKQAEILILFYR
- a CDS encoding helix-turn-helix domain-containing protein; translated protein: MVDFYEYSTPELVRLLGNRFKEYRIRCNLTQKDVSEQSGIGLTTIHKFENGTAGNISLSTFIVLLKVVGQINTIDNLLPELPESPYLMRKDDKKVQRVRHSK
- the qatC gene encoding Qat anti-phage system QueC-like protein QatC, which gives rise to METRININYTPSKTSEVFGLFTLSFQGSDGKVHSVDTKFNPKQLWEFSRDTSSVAFDLLVLSMIVYNVDRAVLRLSNSDDGWKRNLILLNVPVINLEDMNKGREAFNKAINFLTGDNWDIHFIQADSYSYNPTKKVKEYNPQFFEKVALFSGGLDSLIGFIDEASTLSVDKKILLVSHMELGKEHSDQKSILKYCRENNIFSNKYEQVLLNAGLKPHSWNIKTPTESTFRSRSLLFFAAGIYIVNKISPQCQLIVPENGTISINIPLDSGRRSSCSTRTTHPTFIKRIQEALYAIGISNSIYNPYRLKSKADMVLECCQDTSKKAILKSLVDLSCSCAKRGHNVFWDKSGIEIRNAKIKHCGMCLPCLYRRVALDTIGLDNEALLGTDVLHGIKFNLDNKHQKRNRDFNALLYFLKNRMNERTIRQELFFNGIIEKQELDEYTSLALHSYRQVINWLKKKATNEIQIRAGI
- a CDS encoding HNH endonuclease; amino-acid sequence: MELIYVKEVDKSLLYQGFTIRTALLNSFLGIFGKLDIGEMRQISILLNGKIYSGIKVVNQNFDRNKYPNHPEMYQVRYDNMNDFLQALRSEFSDLYKFIDEQMKIKKIMKERGENMSNIKIPQELKSSLSFYTTDNPNVWEAVPITSSDYQETKKQLSELAITEKSFEDMLLTDNNATIVQENHFVKIRKLDRNVCLNLKKLYNFRCQICGQLISAPYGNKPVVDAHHIEFFTQSLNNNYNNVMILCPNHHRIVHTYRPLFKRQTKIFEYPNGYKEKVLLNLHL
- a CDS encoding type II toxin-antitoxin system HipA family toxin, translated to MVQSLKVKLWGEEIGRLAWDARRRLSYFMYNPAFLKKGLNISPLAAPVDGARGLTPVWGEEAKIYQKLPAFLADSLPDSWGNQLFELWRQQNHLSNADITPLDKLSFIGKRGMGALEFLPEVSRERKAEKIDIKSLANLAERIFSERENARILPEESVTMQSLLTVGTSAGGRQPKAIVAINRKNGEVRSGQISGLEEFDYYLVKFGNSQYSSAELEMSYYELATMAGINMMPSKLYQVDGNNHFMTKRFDRNNGKKIHTQTLAAISPDADSYEQLITVCRKLHLPETDCYEVFRRMVFNVLANNTDDHNKNFSFVMSEDGTWRLSPAYDVTYIFDNGGFLPNEDHCMYIRAKLRDITREDVIQFAKDNGIRRPDAIIRDIVSAIKQFRTVATKYGVAEQWVGRVENTIVDRLKSWGELEEMAPEICELVISGHIIKNIRMEQAYKGNFHLLAEIDGHERKFIIGKNKEEFSLIESIGIANLSSDQLKDMVEKYFIH
- a CDS encoding TatD family hydrolase, whose translation is MIIDTHCHFDMMPNPEQYLKQQEVKKNISIGMTNLPSHFLLGYEHVRQYKFSRLALGFHPLYASENKSELRLFNQCLDKTSYIGEIGLDFSNEGLKTKDDQVFVLEKVLQLLSKKNKIVSVHSRRAEKVLFEMLVTYGIKNVIFHWYSGPLSLIPKIVEHGYYFSINEKMTKTNSGIEIIKRIPHNLILTETDAPFNKICSISNTLTNIGLGENAIYDNFSRLISAIRR